The Desmonostoc muscorum LEGE 12446 genome includes a region encoding these proteins:
- a CDS encoding M48 family metallopeptidase has product MPTYTGISSEAFRHPLDSQAEQALRNLPGFDFLSRKFVEFFAERPQLVFLMGNTIQVGPRQYSTIYQIFRECVRDLDIYPEPALFVEQNSQADSYALGQEHPYIVINTGILDLLNEAEIRVVLAHELGHIKCGHTILIQMAIWVRSVGSRVGELTFGIGDFVTQGLLLAFYEWRRKAELSSDRAALLVMDDLNPVMTSMMKVTGGSIKYANECSLQEFIKQSENYQALDEDGLNQMYKFLMFTGFQGAMLTHPFPVERLHYLRQWAVSEEYQQIRRGNYQRSPASGAVNVKAESSEKEKEALRRQIEELQREINRKKRPDNL; this is encoded by the coding sequence ATGCCAACCTACACAGGAATTTCCAGTGAAGCCTTCAGGCATCCACTGGATAGCCAAGCCGAGCAAGCTTTACGTAATTTACCAGGATTTGATTTTTTGTCCCGTAAATTTGTGGAATTTTTTGCTGAACGCCCTCAGTTAGTTTTTTTAATGGGCAACACCATCCAAGTCGGGCCGCGCCAATATTCCACTATCTACCAGATTTTTCGGGAATGCGTGCGAGATTTGGACATTTATCCAGAACCCGCACTGTTTGTTGAGCAAAATTCCCAAGCTGACAGCTACGCACTTGGACAAGAGCATCCTTACATAGTCATAAATACAGGGATACTAGACTTACTAAACGAAGCCGAAATTAGGGTGGTGCTAGCCCACGAACTGGGGCACATTAAATGTGGTCATACTATTTTAATTCAAATGGCGATATGGGTGAGGAGTGTCGGTTCTAGAGTTGGTGAATTAACCTTTGGCATTGGTGATTTCGTCACTCAAGGTTTGTTGCTTGCCTTTTACGAATGGCGACGTAAAGCCGAGTTATCCTCAGATCGCGCCGCTTTATTAGTAATGGATGACTTAAATCCTGTGATGACTTCGATGATGAAAGTCACGGGCGGTAGTATCAAATATGCCAATGAATGCAGTTTACAAGAATTTATTAAGCAGTCTGAAAATTATCAAGCACTTGATGAAGATGGACTGAATCAAATGTATAAATTCTTAATGTTCACTGGGTTTCAAGGTGCAATGCTGACTCATCCTTTTCCTGTGGAACGCTTGCATTACTTACGACAGTGGGCAGTATCAGAAGAATATCAGCAAATTCGCCGAGGAAACTACCAGCGATCGCCTGCCTCAGGAGCAGTAAATGTTAAGGCAGAATCTTCTGAAAAAGAAAAGGAAGCTTTGCGCCGTCAAATTGAAGAATTACAACGCGAAATTAACAGAAAGAAAAGGCCTGATAATTTGTAA
- a CDS encoding group II intron reverse transcriptase/maturase translates to MIRHSYKTSESWRALPWKKFRRNLFRLQKRVFKAVQVGDKRKARSLQKLILKSTSARFLAIRRVSQLNAGKKTAGIDGKKSLSFEERFNLEELLKMNSGNWKHQGLREIPIPKKDGTTRMLKIPTIADRAWQCLAKYALEPAHEATFHARSYGFRSGRSAHDAQKYIFLNLNSKANGINKRVIELDIEKCFDRINHSAIMDELIAPKGLKLGIFRCLKAGVNPEFPEQGTPQGGVVSPLLANIALNGIESIHRYHENRGQRITDKTSVSDITESSVRYADDMIIILRPEDDATEILERISEFLRKRGMNVSQKKTKITASTDGFDFLGWHFKVQKNGKFRCNPSVDNFKAFLRQVKHIVNNSNYGATTKAEKLASVVRGWRNYHKFCKMDGSKLSLWFMSHRAYTVFNKEAKQTRYSSKKLIDKAFPKISYSENKHIPVKGTKSPYDGDITYWSKRNSKLYDGETSKALKKQNHRCASCGLKFIGEEKVHLHHIDGNHANWKKNNLEAIHESCHDYKHMSKSAS, encoded by the coding sequence ATGATTAGACACAGTTACAAAACTAGTGAATCTTGGAGAGCTTTACCGTGGAAGAAATTCCGCCGAAATCTTTTCCGCCTTCAAAAGCGCGTATTTAAAGCTGTTCAAGTTGGAGACAAGCGGAAAGCTCGGTCACTCCAAAAGCTTATTCTAAAATCAACCTCGGCTCGATTTCTTGCAATAAGACGAGTATCTCAGCTAAATGCTGGTAAAAAGACGGCTGGTATTGATGGGAAAAAATCGCTCTCATTTGAAGAACGCTTCAACCTTGAAGAATTACTGAAAATGAATAGTGGAAATTGGAAGCATCAAGGACTACGGGAAATCCCCATCCCTAAGAAGGACGGGACTACCAGAATGCTTAAAATACCTACCATCGCTGACAGGGCTTGGCAATGCCTAGCAAAATACGCACTCGAACCAGCACACGAAGCCACTTTCCACGCCAGAAGTTACGGGTTCAGAAGTGGGCGTTCCGCCCATGATGCACAAAAGTACATCTTCCTAAACCTTAACTCCAAAGCCAACGGAATAAATAAGCGAGTAATTGAACTCGATATTGAAAAGTGCTTTGATAGGATTAATCACTCAGCAATAATGGACGAACTCATTGCCCCTAAAGGCTTAAAACTCGGAATATTCCGATGTCTCAAGGCAGGAGTCAACCCAGAATTCCCCGAACAGGGAACACCTCAAGGGGGAGTGGTCAGCCCGCTATTAGCAAACATCGCGCTCAACGGGATTGAGAGTATACACAGGTACCATGAGAATCGAGGACAGAGAATCACTGACAAAACCTCAGTCAGCGATATCACCGAGTCATCAGTCCGATACGCAGATGACATGATTATTATACTCCGACCCGAAGATGATGCGACAGAGATACTCGAAAGAATCAGCGAGTTCCTCCGCAAACGCGGAATGAATGTAAGCCAAAAGAAAACCAAAATTACCGCTTCGACAGATGGGTTTGATTTCCTCGGCTGGCACTTCAAAGTCCAGAAAAACGGAAAGTTTAGATGTAACCCCTCAGTGGATAACTTCAAAGCGTTCCTAAGACAAGTAAAACACATCGTCAACAACTCGAATTATGGTGCTACCACAAAGGCTGAGAAATTAGCGTCGGTAGTTAGAGGCTGGAGAAATTACCACAAGTTCTGCAAGATGGACGGGTCAAAGTTATCACTTTGGTTCATGAGTCACAGAGCTTACACGGTATTCAACAAGGAAGCAAAACAGACACGCTACTCTAGCAAAAAATTGATAGATAAAGCGTTTCCAAAGATTTCCTACTCCGAAAACAAACACATCCCTGTCAAAGGAACTAAATCACCTTACGACGGAGATATAACCTATTGGAGCAAACGTAACAGTAAGCTCTATGACGGAGAAACCTCTAAAGCTCTTAAGAAGCAAAACCATAGATGTGCTTCCTGTGGTCTGAAATTCATCGGTGAAGAAAAGGTTCACCTGCACCACATCGACGGAAATCACGCCAACTGGAAGAAAAATAATCTTGAAGCAATTCACGAGAGTTGCCACGATTACAAGCACATGAGCAAAAGCGCAAGCTAA
- a CDS encoding DUF2839 domain-containing protein produces the protein MRGIISPIDSTKTALGETYGQETRILPWVPISKTQAELFVSWTTRGAWIGIGVMVAAWLTIRFIGPAFGWWQVVY, from the coding sequence GTGCGGGGAATAATATCTCCCATCGACTCAACCAAAACTGCACTAGGGGAAACATACGGTCAAGAAACTCGCATCTTGCCTTGGGTTCCCATCTCAAAAACTCAAGCCGAATTATTTGTCAGTTGGACTACTCGCGGTGCCTGGATAGGTATTGGTGTCATGGTTGCAGCATGGCTAACCATTCGTTTTATTGGCCCAGCTTTTGGTTGGTGGCAAGTAGTTTATTAA
- a CDS encoding RNA recognition motif domain-containing protein, with product MSIYVGNLSYEVTQDALSAVFAEYGTVKRVQLPTDRETGRLRGFGFVEMSSDAEEAAAIEALDGAEWLGRDLKVNKAKPREDRGGSSFGGGNRGGGNYNRNRY from the coding sequence ATGTCGATTTACGTAGGTAACCTCTCTTATGAAGTTACACAAGATGCGCTGAGTGCTGTGTTTGCAGAATATGGTACTGTAAAGCGTGTCCAGCTACCTACTGACCGTGAAACAGGTCGTTTGCGCGGTTTTGGTTTTGTGGAAATGAGTTCAGATGCTGAAGAAGCAGCTGCCATTGAAGCTCTTGATGGTGCTGAATGGCTGGGTCGTGACCTCAAGGTAAATAAAGCCAAGCCCAGAGAAGACAGAGGTGGCTCCTCCTTCGGTGGTGGTAACCGGGGCGGCGGTAACTACAACCGTAACCGCTACTAA
- a CDS encoding efflux RND transporter periplasmic adaptor subunit produces the protein MTDFVTDTQLINIDLNSVVKTEVAMPAGRCAYADVENRLVAKSSCGKGGNSENYFFASSCLRSLLIPCLVGIGLLTASCGSLPKESAEAQSQSPGGRAQGGGGTPVDAAIARTDLLQTQPEYTGNTTPFRIVSVRSQVEARLLALNLDVGDTVTQGQNVGQLDDAILLTELKQAEAELAALKSEVARATNQVSNARADVERARLEVVQAQADSKRQQDLFKAGAIAQQAAEQARTQAQTAAQALRAAQEQVRTEQQAVAAAQGRVLAQQALVAQTKERRSYARLTSPITGVVTEKVTEPGNLLQAGNEVLKIGDFNRVKVVVQVSELELAQIQVGQSVKVRLDAFPTETLIGRVARISPAADATARLIPVEVVIPNSDGKIGSGLLARVNFETQTTQRVVVPQIAIQKQAGQQKSNRANTENQTGTLFVLSDAEGKAKVATRAVTLGKRADGKVEILSGLQPGERYVVRSGKPLKEGDTVSLSVLSEK, from the coding sequence ATGACAGATTTTGTAACCGATACCCAGCTAATTAATATCGATTTAAATTCAGTTGTGAAGACTGAGGTAGCGATGCCTGCGGGGCGCTGCGCCTATGCAGATGTCGAAAATAGACTTGTGGCAAAAAGCAGTTGTGGAAAAGGTGGAAACAGCGAAAATTATTTTTTTGCCTCTAGTTGTTTGAGGAGTTTATTAATACCCTGTTTGGTAGGCATAGGGCTACTAACAGCGAGCTGCGGATCGCTGCCGAAGGAATCAGCTGAGGCACAATCTCAGAGTCCTGGTGGACGGGCACAGGGTGGCGGTGGAACACCCGTAGATGCGGCGATCGCTCGAACAGACTTATTGCAAACACAACCAGAATACACAGGTAATACAACACCCTTTCGGATTGTGTCAGTGCGATCGCAAGTTGAAGCACGGCTGTTGGCTTTGAATCTAGATGTGGGCGATACAGTTACCCAAGGGCAGAACGTCGGGCAATTAGATGATGCCATACTTTTGACTGAATTAAAGCAAGCAGAAGCAGAGCTAGCAGCGCTGAAATCAGAAGTAGCCAGGGCAACCAATCAGGTAAGTAATGCCCGTGCTGACGTGGAGCGGGCGAGGCTAGAAGTGGTACAAGCCCAGGCAGACTCAAAACGGCAACAGGATCTATTTAAAGCTGGAGCGATCGCTCAACAAGCTGCTGAACAAGCGCGTACCCAGGCACAAACAGCCGCTCAGGCATTGCGGGCAGCTCAAGAGCAAGTTCGTACAGAACAACAAGCCGTGGCAGCTGCTCAAGGCAGAGTGTTGGCACAACAGGCTTTGGTTGCCCAAACCAAAGAACGCAGATCTTACGCTCGACTGACATCGCCCATTACTGGCGTAGTTACAGAAAAAGTCACAGAACCAGGCAATCTTTTGCAAGCAGGTAATGAAGTCTTAAAAATTGGCGACTTTAACCGGGTGAAAGTCGTCGTGCAAGTTTCCGAATTAGAACTGGCACAAATTCAGGTTGGACAATCTGTAAAAGTCCGCTTAGATGCTTTCCCCACTGAAACATTAATTGGTAGAGTAGCGCGGATTTCCCCAGCTGCCGATGCTACCGCTCGCTTGATACCTGTAGAGGTAGTAATTCCCAACAGTGACGGCAAAATTGGCAGTGGACTACTGGCGCGAGTCAATTTTGAAACCCAAACAACACAGCGGGTAGTAGTGCCGCAAATAGCTATTCAGAAACAAGCGGGGCAGCAGAAAAGCAACAGAGCAAACACAGAAAACCAAACTGGAACCCTATTTGTTCTCAGTGATGCAGAAGGCAAAGCGAAAGTAGCGACGCGTGCTGTCACCTTAGGAAAAAGAGCTGATGGCAAAGTGGAAATTTTATCTGGCTTACAACCAGGAGAACGCTATGTTGTTCGCAGTGGTAAGCCATTAAAAGAAGGTGACACTGTAAGTCTTTCAGTTCTTTCAGAAAAGTAA
- a CDS encoding efflux RND transporter permease subunit: MQQANNNNSNSGFSLSTIAIRQHIGTLMLTVAVIVIGVFFLTTIQVDLLPSITYPRVSVRLEAPGISPEVAVDEITRPLEQALSATENVVQVFSRTREGQVNLDLYFQPGGDIDQALNDATAAFNRGRGQLPDTIEEPRLFKVDPSQLPVYELALTSASLPGKDLRVFADEELTRELSVIPGVASVDVSGGAEEEVRVLVDLNRLQALGVGLNNVLDELTARNQDTSGGRILGENSEPLTRTVGRFQNASEIENLSLEVSSSSSTTTATTPAPSRRVYLRDFAEVIDDTEEQRVFVYLNRQPAVKFSVRKQPEANTITVVNAVKRRIEQLRQSGLIPADMNLSPTTDESVFIRNSLNDVIFSGISGALLAAAAVLLFLGSFRQTLIISLTIPLCTLAAIALMKIFGLTLNVFSLAGLTLGVGQAIDTSVVILENISEKTGMTPNQKEMEAEGQRRNSKFFIDAAINASQEVESALVAATGANLVSVVPFLLIGGFIALLFNELILTISFAVAASLVVAITVVPMLSSRLLGISWSSRISEFWLLRQFNHRFEDATRGYGNFLTKVLRYRLLVVTAALLILGGSSFLMFGQIPQEILPRISTGQATLRAQFPAGTPLATSQKVMQIVDDILLKQPETESAFTTVGGNLFGSNTTENPLRASSTINLKPGTNVEAFVKKVTPEFNKLNLAGILLRLNPGQVRGLILSNSPVQGSDVDVILQGENEENLTQAGAQVLEALQERAKLATFRPDADPRQPEIQIRPDWERVSALGLSAQEIGATVQTAIEGSVPTQIQRGNRLVDVRVQLNKEAIARPSQLEQLPLFTENNQLIRLSDVANIQEGQAPGEVQRINQRQAFIVAGNLSEGASLGEAIAEVNEILQDVDLPDGVSIVPSSAQETNQQLQDALKTLGALATFLIFVVMAVQYNSLIDPLVIMFTVPLALAGGIFGLYITQTAIGATVIVGVVLLVGIVVNAGILMVELANQIRDEVGCTRQIAIMKAAPQRLRPIMMTTVTTILGLFPLALGIGEGSEFLQPLGIVVFFGMAIATMLTLFIIPCFYVLLHDLLGGNWVKPLLIRLRGFKKKLISITDKD; encoded by the coding sequence ATGCAACAAGCAAATAATAATAACAGCAATAGCGGATTTAGTCTAAGTACGATCGCTATCCGCCAACACATTGGTACACTCATGCTCACCGTGGCAGTGATTGTCATTGGGGTATTTTTTCTCACAACTATCCAAGTGGATCTCCTACCGTCAATTACCTATCCACGAGTTAGTGTCAGGCTAGAGGCACCTGGTATTTCTCCAGAAGTAGCAGTGGATGAAATCACCAGACCCTTAGAACAAGCTTTATCGGCAACAGAAAATGTAGTACAAGTATTCTCTCGCACCCGTGAGGGACAGGTAAACCTGGATTTATACTTCCAACCAGGGGGCGATATTGACCAAGCCCTAAACGATGCGACTGCTGCTTTTAACCGAGGCCGAGGACAACTGCCAGATACGATAGAGGAGCCGCGCTTATTTAAAGTCGATCCCTCCCAATTGCCAGTTTATGAATTGGCACTGACATCTGCTTCGTTGCCAGGTAAAGATCTACGCGTATTTGCGGATGAAGAGTTAACGCGTGAACTCAGTGTTATCCCCGGAGTTGCCTCAGTTGACGTATCTGGTGGTGCTGAGGAAGAAGTACGAGTCCTTGTTGACTTAAACCGATTGCAAGCTTTGGGTGTAGGGTTAAATAATGTATTAGATGAATTAACAGCCCGTAACCAAGATACTTCCGGTGGTCGGATTTTGGGGGAAAATTCCGAGCCATTGACTCGAACCGTAGGACGTTTCCAAAATGCCAGTGAAATTGAAAACCTCTCGTTGGAAGTTTCCTCTTCTTCTTCCACTACCACTGCTACCACCCCTGCACCTTCCCGCCGCGTTTATTTGCGAGACTTTGCTGAGGTAATTGACGATACAGAGGAGCAGCGAGTATTCGTTTACCTGAATCGTCAGCCTGCTGTGAAATTTTCAGTCCGAAAGCAGCCTGAAGCCAACACAATCACAGTTGTAAATGCTGTGAAGCGGCGAATTGAACAATTACGGCAATCGGGTTTAATTCCAGCAGACATGAATTTGAGTCCCACCACAGATGAATCTGTCTTCATCCGCAATTCTTTAAATGATGTCATCTTTTCGGGGATTTCTGGGGCATTGTTAGCAGCAGCAGCAGTGTTGTTATTTTTAGGATCGTTTAGGCAAACATTGATTATCAGTTTGACGATTCCGCTATGTACTCTAGCGGCGATCGCTTTGATGAAAATATTTGGCTTAACTTTGAATGTTTTTAGTTTAGCAGGTCTGACATTAGGAGTTGGTCAAGCAATTGACACATCGGTTGTGATCTTAGAGAACATTTCCGAAAAAACAGGTATGACTCCCAATCAGAAAGAGATGGAGGCAGAGGGACAAAGGAGAAATTCAAAATTCTTTATTGACGCAGCCATTAATGCTTCCCAAGAAGTTGAATCTGCTTTAGTTGCTGCTACAGGTGCCAACTTAGTTTCTGTAGTGCCATTCCTCTTAATTGGCGGCTTTATTGCACTGCTATTTAATGAACTGATTTTGACAATTAGCTTCGCAGTTGCAGCATCCCTTGTGGTTGCGATTACAGTAGTGCCGATGCTGTCTTCTCGACTATTGGGAATTTCCTGGTCTAGTCGAATCAGCGAATTTTGGTTGCTTAGACAGTTTAATCATCGATTTGAAGATGCTACGCGGGGATATGGTAATTTCTTAACCAAAGTTTTACGCTATCGGCTCCTGGTAGTTACCGCTGCTTTGTTAATTTTAGGCGGCAGTAGTTTCTTGATGTTTGGTCAAATTCCCCAAGAAATTTTACCCCGCATCAGTACCGGACAAGCTACCTTGAGAGCGCAGTTTCCTGCCGGTACACCTTTAGCAACTTCCCAAAAAGTGATGCAAATTGTCGATGACATTTTGCTCAAACAACCAGAAACCGAGTCTGCTTTCACAACTGTTGGTGGTAATTTATTTGGCAGCAACACTACAGAAAATCCTTTACGTGCCAGTAGCACCATCAATCTTAAACCAGGCACAAATGTCGAAGCCTTCGTCAAAAAAGTAACTCCGGAATTTAACAAACTCAACTTAGCAGGAATTCTGCTGCGTCTCAATCCTGGTCAGGTACGGGGTTTAATCTTGAGTAATTCTCCAGTGCAAGGGTCGGATGTTGACGTGATTTTGCAAGGCGAGAATGAAGAAAACTTAACGCAAGCAGGCGCCCAAGTGCTGGAAGCATTGCAAGAAAGGGCAAAATTAGCAACATTCCGACCAGATGCCGACCCCCGACAACCGGAAATCCAAATTCGCCCGGACTGGGAAAGGGTTTCGGCTTTAGGATTGAGCGCTCAAGAAATTGGTGCAACAGTCCAGACAGCAATTGAAGGTTCAGTTCCTACACAAATTCAACGCGGTAATCGTTTAGTTGATGTGCGGGTGCAGCTAAATAAAGAAGCTATTGCGCGTCCTTCCCAGTTAGAGCAATTACCGCTATTTACAGAAAATAATCAACTAATCCGCCTTTCAGATGTTGCAAACATTCAAGAAGGTCAAGCGCCTGGTGAGGTGCAACGGATTAATCAGCGCCAAGCTTTCATTGTGGCAGGTAATCTCAGCGAGGGAGCTAGTCTTGGTGAAGCCATAGCGGAAGTCAATGAAATACTTCAGGACGTAGACTTACCTGATGGTGTCTCAATTGTGCCTAGTTCTGCCCAAGAAACTAATCAGCAACTTCAGGATGCTTTAAAAACTTTGGGGGCGTTGGCGACGTTCTTAATCTTTGTAGTGATGGCGGTGCAATATAATTCGCTGATTGACCCGTTAGTAATTATGTTTACCGTACCCCTGGCGTTAGCTGGGGGAATTTTTGGACTTTACATTACCCAAACTGCAATTGGCGCAACTGTAATTGTTGGTGTGGTGCTGCTGGTGGGAATTGTGGTGAATGCGGGGATTTTGATGGTGGAACTGGCAAACCAAATTCGGGATGAAGTTGGTTGTACTCGCCAAATTGCCATCATGAAAGCTGCTCCTCAACGCTTGCGCCCAATTATGATGACTACAGTCACCACTATTTTGGGACTGTTCCCTCTGGCATTAGGCATTGGCGAAGGTTCTGAGTTTTTGCAGCCTTTAGGGATTGTAGTTTTCTTTGGGATGGCGATCGCAACAATGCTGACGTTGTTTATCATCCCTTGTTTTTATGTCCTACTCCACGATTTGCTGGGTGGAAATTGGGTAAAGCCACTGTTAATCCGGTTGCGTGGATTTAAGAAAAAACTTATTTCCATCACTGATAAGGATTAA
- a CDS encoding glycosyltransferase family 4 protein: protein MRIIHILNHVQEIGNGIVNVAVDLACLQAKSGHEVAVISAGGEYEVLLKNFGVKHYELDQTRKPISMIKAAIGYRSLAAGFQPDIVHAHMMTGVLLARLFQNRYALVSTVHNEFQRASVLMGLADRVIAVSQAVRDSMARRGVPENKLRVVCNGTLGSPRNRQIRDYQPLMLQRPAIATVAGMYQRKGIAELIAAFEQIASNFPQAHLYLVGNGPDKQLFEAQARATSVAKRIHFEGFQPEPQRYLKSCDIFVLASHRDPCPLVLSEAREVGVAIVGTQVDGIPEALDNGQAGLLVPVKDSQALAGVLVQLLSNADMLQEWKYRANQNLERLSVARVHQETLAVYDDLRR, encoded by the coding sequence ATGCGAATTATACATATTTTGAACCACGTTCAAGAAATAGGTAACGGGATTGTGAATGTGGCTGTGGATTTGGCTTGTTTACAGGCAAAATCTGGTCATGAGGTGGCGGTTATTTCTGCTGGTGGTGAATACGAGGTATTACTCAAAAATTTTGGTGTTAAACATTACGAACTAGACCAAACTCGCAAACCAATAAGTATGATTAAAGCAGCTATTGGTTACCGATCGCTAGCAGCAGGATTCCAACCCGATATCGTTCATGCACACATGATGACGGGAGTCTTACTAGCACGCCTTTTTCAAAACCGTTATGCTTTAGTTTCCACGGTACACAATGAATTTCAGCGTGCTAGCGTGCTGATGGGTTTAGCTGACAGGGTAATTGCCGTTAGTCAGGCTGTGCGAGATTCTATGGCACGGCGGGGTGTCCCAGAAAACAAGTTACGGGTGGTATGTAATGGAACTCTGGGCAGTCCCCGCAACCGACAAATACGGGATTATCAACCTTTAATGTTACAACGTCCGGCGATCGCCACTGTAGCCGGCATGTATCAACGCAAGGGAATTGCCGAGTTAATCGCTGCTTTTGAGCAAATTGCCTCAAATTTTCCCCAAGCGCATCTTTATTTGGTAGGCAATGGCCCTGATAAACAGCTATTTGAGGCACAGGCACGGGCAACTTCTGTGGCAAAACGCATTCATTTTGAAGGCTTCCAACCAGAACCCCAACGCTACCTCAAATCTTGTGATATATTTGTGCTGGCTTCTCACCGTGACCCTTGTCCTCTGGTGCTTTCAGAAGCAAGAGAAGTTGGAGTTGCCATCGTTGGTACTCAGGTAGATGGAATTCCCGAAGCTTTGGATAATGGGCAAGCAGGTCTTTTAGTACCAGTAAAAGATAGTCAGGCTTTGGCTGGAGTCTTAGTACAATTACTGAGTAATGCTGATATGCTGCAAGAATGGAAATATCGGGCAAATCAAAACCTAGAAAGGTTGAGCGTTGCCCGCGTTCATCAGGAAACATTGGCGGTGTATGATGATTTAAGGCGTTAA
- a CDS encoding ACP S-malonyltransferase, translating into MTFLVDYNLDGYALIFLGILTKLGWLEFISIQFVTFREVGLLMESSDRAVWRYAQEHQMPILTANRNMKGEDSLEQVMREENSENSFPVLTIGSLDRLSEADYRERCVDRLIEIAVDIEQYQGVGRLFIP; encoded by the coding sequence ATGACTTTCTTGGTTGACTACAATCTAGACGGCTACGCGCTTATTTTTCTCGGTATATTGACAAAACTGGGGTGGCTTGAATTCATATCTATCCAATTTGTCACTTTTAGAGAGGTTGGACTGTTGATGGAAAGTAGCGATCGCGCAGTCTGGCGTTATGCTCAAGAACATCAGATGCCGATCCTTACGGCTAACCGAAATATGAAGGGCGAAGATTCGCTTGAACAGGTTATGCGTGAGGAGAATAGTGAGAATTCGTTCCCAGTATTAACAATTGGGAGCCTCGATCGCCTTAGTGAAGCTGATTATCGAGAACGATGTGTTGACCGCCTGATTGAGATTGCTGTAGACATTGAGCAGTATCAGGGGGTTGGTCGGTTATTCATTCCATAA
- a CDS encoding DUF433 domain-containing protein, protein MTSASDEQVAIIRTERGLTIAGTRISLYDAIDLLKAHYPPKLIRDTFNLTDAQINAALSYIEANQAQIEAEYQEVLQTREEIRQYWEDRNRERLQRIAAMPRKPGKEAIWAKLEEQKARRSAAQKQ, encoded by the coding sequence ATGACTTCAGCATCTGATGAACAGGTAGCCATCATCCGCACAGAACGAGGGCTAACGATCGCCGGTACACGCATTAGCCTTTATGATGCGATCGATCTCCTGAAGGCTCATTATCCTCCTAAATTAATTCGTGACACGTTCAATCTCACGGATGCACAAATTAATGCAGCTTTGTCGTACATTGAGGCAAATCAGGCTCAGATCGAGGCTGAATACCAGGAAGTTCTTCAAACTAGAGAAGAAATTCGCCAATATTGGGAAGATCGTAACCGCGAACGACTGCAAAGGATTGCAGCAATGCCGCGTAAGCCTGGGAAGGAAGCGATTTGGGCAAAACTTGAGGAACAGAAAGCAAGACGAAGTGCAGCACAAAAGCAATGA